A single Acidimicrobiales bacterium DNA region contains:
- a CDS encoding copper chaperone PCu(A)C: MRRRAGIGAAIVAAVAVVVAGGAALALRDDHPGPEGVEVSEAWAAPSTTALAVYLGIDNGGADDRLVAASSDVAGSVSLMGSGTGLGHSSADGAVPVDLPIPTGTTELLPGESHLMFEGLDHPLEAGDRFALELTFERAGTVDVEVEVLTWDDVAGRADG, translated from the coding sequence GTGAGGCGCCGGGCGGGCATCGGCGCGGCGATCGTGGCGGCCGTCGCCGTGGTCGTCGCCGGCGGCGCAGCCTTGGCGCTGCGTGACGACCACCCGGGGCCCGAGGGGGTGGAGGTGAGCGAGGCGTGGGCGGCGCCCAGCACCACGGCGCTGGCCGTCTACCTGGGCATCGACAACGGCGGCGCCGACGACCGGCTGGTCGCGGCGTCGTCCGACGTCGCCGGCTCGGTGTCGCTCATGGGGAGCGGCACCGGGCTGGGCCACTCGTCGGCGGACGGTGCCGTGCCGGTCGACCTGCCGATCCCCACCGGCACCACCGAGCTCCTCCCCGGCGAGAGCCACCTCATGTTCGAGGGCCTCGACCACCCCTTGGAGGCCGGCGACCGGTTCGCCCTGGAGCTCACGTTCGAGCGGGCCGGCACCGTCGACGTGGAGGTCGAGGTCCTCACCTGGGACGACGTCGCCGGGCGAGCCGACGGCTGA